The Trichosurus vulpecula isolate mTriVul1 chromosome 9, mTriVul1.pri, whole genome shotgun sequence region AGCATACAGCTATTATTAGTTAtgatggattttgttttgtttcaaagcATATAGCAAAGTATGTAATTGAACTATAGGCACTTAGCTTATATTGTTTTTCAAGTTTAACATGTAATTGCCTTTTTGTGAAGTTCAAGAGGgcatattttgtacatttaaatatttttatgagtGCTTCTTATTGAACAAGATCTtctgaaaaagcatttaatactTATTCTTAACAGGTCCCCAGGATAGCAGCAAAATGGGAATCCTCTACATCTTGGTCCCTAGCATTGCAATACCCTTGGTCATTGCATGCCTTTTCTTCTTGGTCTGTATGTGTAGAAATAAACAAAAGGCATCTGGTGCCACACCACAGCGGCGCCAGCTAATGGCATCCCCTAGCCAAGACATGGAAATGCCACTTATTAATCAACACAAACAGGTATTCATGTATAATCATTTTAGGAGTTGACTTTAACAGGTTGTATTGTCTATGTTACAGTAGGCCTGATATTTAATGTTAATACTCTTAActacattcttatttttttcacctAATCTTTTGTCTTCTGCTTATAAAATCTTGTTGGTACTTGCTTTTCCTTGGAAGATATAATAACAAATATCTTACCTTTATATGTAGCTGTggatgtgtttatatacacacatatagtaacTGAAAGAATTAGTCTTCAACAAGACTTATCTTTCTTGACTAATTAAACTTTCTTTTCCTAGAGGATAGATCAAGAGGAAAGTACCATAGGAGTGACTGAAGTTTTACAGAAGGATTTTTCTTAGTTATTGGCCTTTGaaatgtcatgaattcttcttccatttctagaaaccttttttttttattgagggGATATTTTAGGTAAATTTCTTTATGAGAAGAATATGatttgggagtgggggaagacCATGATCCTAATTGCCTAGGGAaggattaaaaatattatttaatgtgATGAGATAAAATGCTAAGGTGACATGGCTAGTTTATATGAAAAAAGTTCATCACAGCTTTACATAGTCTATTTTGGCACCTTTTGATCTGTTGGCCAAGTATTCAGAGATTCAaagaacatttttcattatttgctACTACTATGCCCTATATCCATATCAGATAGAAATGTCCATCTTTTATATTGCAATGAAATTGTTACTTAAGTAACCAACATCAAATATTATAATGCCACTgaatcaaagacaaaaattaacaGCCAgattgaatttttcctttttatgtaaaGATGCTTCTGTTGTtacaaattaaagaaatatattattGTGATTGTCTCTCTTTCAGGCCAAACTCAAGGAGATCAATCTGTCCACTGTAAGGTTCATGGAAGAGCTAGGAGAAGACAGATTTGGAAAAGTCTACAAAGGTCACCTCTTTGGTACGACACCAGGGGAACAGACACAAACCATAGCTATTAAAACACTTAAAGACAAAGCAGAAGTGCCTCTCCGAGAAGAATTTAAACATGAAGCCATGATGAGATCAAGGTTGCAACATCCAAATATTGTGTGTTTGCTGGGAATCATGACCAAAGAACAACCCATCAGCATGATATTTGGTTATTGCTCCCACAGTGACCTCCATGAATTCTTGGTCATGAGGTCTCCCCATTCAGATGTGGGAAGCACTGATGATGACAAGACAGTTAAATCAACATTAGAACCAGCAGACTTTTTCCATATTGTGGTACAAGTGGCTGCAGGGATGGAGTACCTTTCTAGCCACCATGTTGTCCATAAGGACTTGGCTACCAGAAACATACTTGTATTTGATAAGCTCAATGTAAAAATATCAGACTTGGGCCTTTTTAGGGAGGTTTATTCTGCTGATTACTACAAACTGATaggaaattctcttcttcccatccGTTGGATGTCCCCTGAGGCAATTATGTATGGcaaattttccattgattctGATATATGGTCCTATGGAGTGGTGTTATGGGAGATATTCAGCTATGGCCTGCAGCCATATTGTGGATACTCTAACCAGGATGTCATTGAAATGATAAGGAATCGGCAAATTTTGCCCTGTCCTGATGATTGTCCTGCCTGGGTGTATACATTGATGATAGAGTGTTGGAATGAATTTCCCAACAGAAGACCAAGATTTAAAGACATCCATAATAGGCTGAGAACATGGGGGAATCTTTCTAATTATAATAGTTCAGCCCAGACATCTGGAGCAAGCAATACCACACAGACAAGTTCTCTTAGCACAAGCCCAGTGAGCAATGTCAGCAATGCCAGATACATTGGACCCAAGCAGAAAACTCAGTCTTTCCCTCAGCCACAGTTCATTCCAGTGAAAGGGCAGATAAGACCCATGGTCCCACCTCCTCAGCTCTATATACCAGTGAATGGTTATCAGCCAATGCCTGCTTATGGTGCTTATTTGCCAAATTTTTACCCAGTCCAAATCCCCATGCAAATGGCCCCTCAACAGATGCCTTCCCAGATGATTCCCAAGCCAGGATCCCACCACAGTGGCAGTGGTTCTACAAGCACAGGCTATGTAACAACAGCCCCTTCTAATACATCTGTAACTGACAGGGCAGCTCTTCTCTCAGAGGGAAATGATGATGCCCTCAATACAGTGGAAGATGTAGCTCAGAATCCTGtccaagaggaagaagaagaaggctcTGTTCCTGAAACAGAGTTATTAGGTGACAATGACACACACCTGCAGATAGATGAAGCAGAAATTCCATCAGAAGCATAGGTAAAGGAGATGACCTCTTAACTTGGTTTCATCTTCGTTATGGGGCTATTTTAAAAACTGTGATCCTTTAAGGGCTATATGATCAATTAATTGATCAGAATATCTAGCCATAATTGGCACAACAGAaaacaaatactagaagcagcAGTAATGATATTCCAGAGAAACTGATGAGATTATTGCAGACTTGATAACATAGAACTGCTGCTTTACTTTTGTCAATAATCCTTGAGAAAAACTGCTCTAAGATAAGATACTGTTGCTGTGCAACATATTGCTGAGTAGTCTGGCATGTCATGTCTGCCATGGTCTGTGATTGATTGTATTTTAGTCCACGGTTCCTAAGCTGGACAAGTAGAGAAGAGGATTGCTTTGAGAATCCTGAAGTGAGGTACCAAGATAAAAAATTTAGTGTACTTTATCTCActgatgtgattttttaaaataataataataatgagccATAGATATTTGTTTCtaattaaagaaaaacttttaagattatttttctctttttggatcAAAGTGGCTCAAAACTCTGAGAAAACAGAATTAAAGAAGGCAGAGAGAATTGTTTCCAGTGAGTAATGTGGCAGAAGTTTCCAAATAAGGTTGGAGAATGAAAAAGAGCTTTCCCTCACATTGCTGCAttactcttttctccctctagtgGCTGAAAGACTTATTACTTCACAAATCAGAAGAGAATGGGATATTTACTGTGTACTACAAACCCAACCTTTGCAGCTCTATGCTGTTTGTCAAATATGAAAGAGATTTTTGATAACAAGTCTCCTAAATGTATTTAAATTGGTGCCTTAAAAATCCacacatgtattttaaaaatcaaatatttttaatgattctGCATGTTTATCTGCCCACTTTACTTTCAGGGAAAGTGGGTCTTGATTTTggaatatccaaaaaaaaaaaaaataccatacagaatgcagttttgttttttttttccttaagatgaATCATGtacagaacttaaaatgtaatttatattttattacattgcATATACCTTTTTTCATTGAAATATTTTCATCTTAAATAATGATTTTGTAATTTAACTGTTTTCATTGTCCATTTTGGGAtgcaattttattgtattttatagtgttcatttttataaaatatgaaaataaggtCCATTCATTTCATGAATAATTCTATAAAAGTACATACACACTGTATTGTGGCTAGTACAAATCATAGTCATCATTTGTAAATCCAATATCTGTTGGATGCAATAAATTCATAGAGAAAGACTGATTAATTTATCTTTAAGGACTCTTGTTTTTATGGTGGCAATAAAATGTTCGAAATGGTTAATTTTCTCAAGACTGAAGCTCTCagatttaataataaattaataacatTGTCAAATATGTAAGTTTTATAAAGATACAAGCTATTGAAAAACAGCAAATATTTTGAAATTGATCATTTATACAGTTCATAtcttaattatatattttctatgtTAATTTGGAGTTTCATTTGTTAAAGCAAATCCCTTGAAGGATCTTTTCTGGACAATACATAGCCACTTTGTTTTCACCATATGacctcaaaagaaataataatgtatttctttaaaaaaaattttacttatGATTCTGATGTTCATTAATTCATACCAGACTTCCTCATAATTATTCTGAATTATTGAGGTTTTATTGAAGAAAAATGTTACAGGCAGAAAATGATGTAACAATAAATCACTATGATTTATTTGAAAGAAGCAAGACCTAGCTAAAAGATAAcagaataattctttaaaaatcattcctgaaccaaaatgtaaattaaaactatttttctttttaccccacttaatagtattttattttttccaattacatgtaaatatagtggtcaacattcacttttataagattttgagttccagattttttcttcctccttccccctccctccccaagatgggaAGCAATTGGAAATAGGTtattcatgtacaatcatattacacatatttccatattagtcattaaaactatttttctAAACTAGGACTTTACATATCCAAAGATGCCAGCTTCTCAGTACAGTTCTACTGCTAGAATCCTTTATTGTCTTCTATTGGGAATTAAAACTCAGCTTTACTTACTTCTGAACTAAATTTCTTAGGACCAAGCTAATAAAATATCATAATCTCATAAGAAAAATTGAGAGTAGAGATGAATCATGCAAAGAGAATGACTACTTAATTACCAAGAAGCAGCCCATTCTCAATCCTTTTTCCTGGGAGGcagtgggagaggggaaagggcttTATATTATATTTCTCACTTTATAGGAAATTAATTGTAATATACTTTAATCTTCTTGACTTTAGATGGGTGTTTCTATTCATTTAGGCAGGTTTTTTTGGTTGTATTTCAAAGAGTCTTAGactgttagagctagaaagataATTTAGAGTCAAATCATCTCatctataattataattattttttaatagtttcactttatttttgaccttttcctcttttattttgtcattttggctttttaaaattttctctcttgttttgatagttctttttatttaaaaaaattattgtttgttgtttACTGTTCTCCCTTCACTTTGTATGGTATTTTCATACCACTTAATCAGACCAATTGGaaactagtctttttttttaattttagagtatttttattactttcaagCATTTCAGTTAAGTTAAACTAGGCTAACTGTTGACAAATAGAGGCTTTATGATCCCTGACTTGCATTGATAAAGTAGATTAAACTTTCTCTTTTACTTAACATTCCCATTTACTTAACaaaatttttttccataataaaaaaaaaactttaacctAACCCTATCCAAATTCAAAATTAGCAAGTATCTGAGTGAAGTTTTAAATATGAGTTAATAAACTAACTTTGTTATGACTCATCAGTTTTCATACATATTATAACTCCTGGAATATTTATAATAGTTGCTTCAATTCCAAAtcccaaagaagaaagagaacaactGTACATCAAgtgcctaccatgttccaggcatcATGATAAGTGTTTTATGACTGTTAGCCCAGTTGGTCCtcacagagcttaagtgacttgcccagggtcacagaactattaCGTGTATGAATTTAGAGTTAagttctggtcttcctgattccagtcccagtgctctattcaaCATCTAAACTACTAGAATACAACTTCTCCACAATCTTCACACACATATCAAAGAACTACTTGATTTTCTAGTTTCAATTTCATAGTATATCTCCCATTTTTATTCTGAGGACTGTGATTGGAGTACCCTTCATAACATATTActtctgagtttgaactcagTGACTGAAATGTTTTAGAAGATAAAATTCAGTCCCCTGCTTATAATATCATAAAAAATATTACTGTGACATTTATTAACATTGGAAAGATTTGGCATTGCAACTCAATTTCTGTAGAGGTTTTATACATGATTGCACATTGGGTAGCTGCTACCATATAGCTTTTTCTGTTATCTGGTAGATAGTAGTCCCTGATTAGAATAGCATGGGCTTAGTAGTTAGACTTAATTCAGGCATGTTGACATAAGGGATTTGTCACTTAATACACTCATGCTTATTATGTGAGGAGCAAGAGATAACATAATATGTTTATAAACCCAGTGAGGAGCTGAGGGACTAAGGCATTACCTAAATGCCTGTATATTTTTCTACTATTCCAAAACAATATTGCTACTGAAAGAGTATGGGAGACTTCCAGGTAAGATGGACATATTAAAGGTCATGGAGGATCCAAGCTTACATCAACTTGTAACGATCTGAAATGGGGATGAGATAGAGACATGGtgaagaaaactgaagagaaatataaggtccTTCTCTCAGTGTAGAACTGTACATAGAGACTGGGGGAAAGGCTGTAACAGAGAAGCCAATGGGAACTCCAATAAACAGACCAAAAGCCTATGGGCACTAGGATATAAGTGACACCAGAAAATGCAAACTCTAGAAAACAAGCTTGAAATGAAGAGGTGGAAGGTTGTAGAGGAAGGTTCTAAATGAAGACTTTGGTAATCGTGTCCTGAAACCAGATTCTGAAGCAGGAAAAGAAATAGTCCCCCTAAGTCACTATAGAAAGAGAGCACACCCACCATGTGTCCCTCAGAACCCTGAGAGGCACAGCAAGAGGCATTCAATGAAGTACCAGAGCACTTAATAGGGAGCTTTGAAAGAGGCCTAGGATAAGAGTGATCTTCAATGTTTGACTTAAACCTGTTAGAATCAAAACAGGAGGCAGAACTAAATACTTACTGGGAATTGtgcaaagagaaggagaaagacggCCAGAAACAAGCACTTGTAGTTGACCATTAGGAGACTAAGAAAGAAACCAGCAATTGAAGTGAGGCCCAACATCCAGAATTGCAACAGTAGTAGCATGTATACTACATGATAAGATGAAAGAAGAACTATCCAACCTATTCAAGAGTGCTATGGGGTATGGAATCTGTCACTGGAATAAAGTTCCCATTAAAAAAAGCTAAGGCAGAAAAcatgaggaaacaaaagaaaacacaaaacaatgaagaaaatgttattgATTTGGAGAAACCCAAATCATAAATACAGAAGAGAGTCAACACCAGAGCAAGCAGAGTATTAGtgcagaaaaaaaagacttggccACAAGGACTACAACAGTAAGTAGAACAAATGttgcaaaagataaaaaaaatgaaattataattgaaataaaatctagaggaaaaaaattctctcataaggagaataaatagcaCAGA contains the following coding sequences:
- the ROR2 gene encoding tyrosine-protein kinase transmembrane receptor ROR2, which produces MEIPDTNDPLGQLDEPDNPIPTPKGYFLNFLEPVNNITIVQGQTAILYCKVAGNPSPNIRWLKNDAPVVQEPRRIIIRKTVYGSRLRIQDLDTTDTGYYQCVATNGMKTITATGVLFVRLGPTHSPNHNFQDDYHEDGFCQPYRGIACARFIGNRTIFVDSLQMQGEIENRITAAFTMIGTSTQLSDQCSQFAIPSFCHFVFPLCDEWSRTPKRRELCRDECEVLENDLCRQEYNIARSNPLILMQLQLPKCEDLPLPESAEAANCMRIGIPVERLNRYHQCYNGSGSDYRGTISTTQSGHQCQAWNAQYPHSHHLSSMDFPEIAGGHAYCRNPGGQMEGPWCFTQNKNVRMELCDIPSCSPQDSSKMGILYILVPSIAIPLVIACLFFLVCMCRNKQKASGATPQRRQLMASPSQDMEMPLINQHKQAKLKEINLSTVRFMEELGEDRFGKVYKGHLFGTTPGEQTQTIAIKTLKDKAEVPLREEFKHEAMMRSRLQHPNIVCLLGIMTKEQPISMIFGYCSHSDLHEFLVMRSPHSDVGSTDDDKTVKSTLEPADFFHIVVQVAAGMEYLSSHHVVHKDLATRNILVFDKLNVKISDLGLFREVYSADYYKLIGNSLLPIRWMSPEAIMYGKFSIDSDIWSYGVVLWEIFSYGLQPYCGYSNQDVIEMIRNRQILPCPDDCPAWVYTLMIECWNEFPNRRPRFKDIHNRLRTWGNLSNYNSSAQTSGASNTTQTSSLSTSPVSNVSNARYIGPKQKTQSFPQPQFIPVKGQIRPMVPPPQLYIPVNGYQPMPAYGAYLPNFYPVQIPMQMAPQQMPSQMIPKPGSHHSGSGSTSTGYVTTAPSNTSVTDRAALLSEGNDDALNTVEDVAQNPVQEEEEEGSVPETELLGDNDTHLQIDEAEIPSEA